One window of the Triticum dicoccoides isolate Atlit2015 ecotype Zavitan chromosome 3B, WEW_v2.0, whole genome shotgun sequence genome contains the following:
- the LOC119281395 gene encoding uncharacterized protein LOC119281395: MVRLRLPWTTSSRSTCSSNFWSRPSNRSAISSMRPIFSVTRVSASSCLRTRCSKLSMESRTSVVCAFALGGAVAPCVYRRRNQRVQGQARSSTTDPFTTVLRQPSISAGILHPPEWPVETAGHARSAAECTPPPRTRHPCRRIDATHTAATNSDADEGFYERAQPRRNRIRSAADRPCRRASLFPALSPRTATPSRTRPNHIAMAWCLHLPMTEQHLPDGAPTTADKELCPKPPPPSSRPDGQDPASTEAYPTGAAPHHHCAAPSSCVSTSPCCSDWCAAVPPPRSISFLQPCISLMARSITST; encoded by the coding sequence ATGGTCAGATTGAGATTACCTTGGACAACATCCAGTCGCTCTACTTGCTCTTCGAATTTCTGGTCAAGGCCATCCAATCGATCTGCAATCTCATCGATGCGCCCCATCTTCTCCGTGACCAGAGTGAGCGCCTCGAGCTGTTTGAGGACCCGCTGCTCGAAGCTCTCCATGGAGTCGAGGACCAGCGTCGTCTGTGCGTTCGCCTTGGGAGGAGCCGTTGCGCCCTGTGTCTACCGCCGCCGGAATCAGCGAGTACAAGGGCAAGCCCGTTCCTCTACAACTGATCCCTTCACCACCGTGCTGCGCCAACCGAGTATCTCCGCCGGAATTTTACACCCACCGGAATGGCCGGTGGAAACCGCGGGACACGCTCGATCCGCAGCCGAATGCACACCGCCGCCACGAACTCGCCACCCGTGTCGCCGAATCGATGCGACCCACACCGCTGCCACGAACTCCGACGCCGACGAGGGATTTTACGAGAGAGCCCAACCTCGTCGAAATCGAATCCGATCCGCCGCCGATCGCCCATGCAGGCGCGCGTCGCTATTCCCAGCCCTATCTCCGCGCACCGCCACCCCCAGCCGGACCCGACCCAATCACATCGCCATGGCATGGTGTCTCCATCTCCCGATGACGGAGCAGCACCTTCCCGACGGCGCGCCTACCACCGCTGACAAGGAACTCTGCCCCaagcctcctcccccctcctcacGTCCGGATGGGCAAGATCCAGCCAGCACTGAAGCCTATCCCACCGGCGCAGCTCCCCATCACCATTGCGCTGCTCCTTCCTCGTGTGTCTCCACTTCCCCTTGCTGCTCGGATTGGTGTGCCGCGGTGCCGCCACCCAGGTCAATttcattccttcagccctgcatctccTTGATGGCTCGTTCGATCACTTCTACATAA